The proteins below are encoded in one region of Sulfolobus islandicus Y.N.15.51:
- a CDS encoding peptide-N4-asparagine amidase, with translation MRKSITFILLFSILAGIIMVPIGSSQPVSIISRPLVLGNVSVLNSGKIQYDPTYYSFEAYQIHPPNVTPVVVRIANNAVFNNSGLTPYIVHVNIPKGNYSMLILNVSINESNGAQYDRPVYIFANDVPIFWGSTQEFLNSTAETDLTMFENLLSGNVTFQLVLENFYDAKIGITGIYKMNVTLYLYPGTPPKGLPNYFIPLFLNKYNYSYVILNPLNYYISQNLTIPHGTYRMTLLLYEEGGGLDEFWYANEPATREIQVFYDNKLVGIVNPYQTIYTGGIDLFWWKPLTSINTLSFHSPYIIDLTPLLAMSSPNNIIAVTVTNLETALQLTGSAAYDWDIAGVLMLWVNGSNPLISAKLLTAYSKFMDSSPIFNPGLVGEYYQEGGSYILNYSAVLQFKNGFEYSDVVQEGRFYAYQTFNQLYEKAYLGENFMEYAIEKGSLYNSTLYYNVYYPISMQFSVFASPISNPHVVPYNLSYAQNGTLNLGLYYYYTNIFDNQNLTIKTTENVTTVGGFSGIIEVINRYGGAVLVSIISNNALTTKSLVNYILLNGAGYKEIFLAQGLQNSTTNFIGYYVYQKIQFIPINNSDPPNVDGMFLVKPIHFLRIIV, from the coding sequence ATGAGGAAGAGTATCACCTTCATTCTATTATTTTCAATTTTAGCTGGAATTATTATGGTGCCTATAGGCAGCTCACAGCCCGTCTCCATTATCTCACGTCCACTAGTATTAGGGAATGTTTCTGTCTTAAACAGCGGAAAAATACAGTATGACCCTACATATTATTCCTTCGAAGCTTATCAGATTCATCCTCCCAACGTTACTCCAGTAGTGGTAAGAATAGCTAATAATGCTGTTTTTAACAATAGTGGTTTAACTCCTTATATCGTCCATGTGAATATACCGAAGGGTAATTATAGCATGTTGATTTTAAACGTTAGCATAAACGAGTCTAATGGAGCTCAATATGATAGGCCAGTTTACATATTCGCAAACGATGTTCCAATATTCTGGGGCTCAACTCAAGAGTTTCTAAATTCAACAGCAGAGACTGATCTTACGATGTTTGAAAACTTATTAAGTGGTAATGTTACTTTCCAATTAGTCTTAGAGAACTTCTATGATGCTAAGATTGGTATAACTGGAATATATAAGATGAATGTAACACTTTACTTATATCCCGGTACTCCGCCTAAAGGGTTACCTAATTACTTTATACCATTATTCCTAAATAAGTACAATTACTCTTACGTAATATTGAATCCATTGAACTATTACATATCACAAAATTTAACAATACCCCATGGTACTTATAGAATGACCTTACTATTATATGAAGAGGGTGGAGGGCTGGATGAGTTCTGGTACGCCAATGAGCCTGCGACTAGGGAGATTCAAGTGTTTTACGATAATAAGCTAGTTGGCATTGTTAACCCTTATCAGACAATATACACTGGTGGTATAGATTTGTTCTGGTGGAAGCCATTAACATCAATAAATACCTTATCTTTCCATAGTCCTTATATTATAGACCTAACACCACTATTGGCAATGAGTTCGCCAAATAATATTATAGCAGTTACGGTAACTAACCTAGAAACAGCTTTACAATTAACTGGTAGTGCAGCTTATGATTGGGATATAGCTGGAGTATTAATGTTATGGGTTAACGGGTCAAATCCACTAATTTCAGCTAAATTGCTAACGGCTTATAGTAAATTTATGGATTCTTCACCAATTTTCAATCCTGGTCTAGTCGGGGAATATTATCAAGAAGGAGGATCGTATATACTTAACTACTCTGCAGTTTTACAGTTCAAGAACGGGTTTGAATACTCTGATGTTGTTCAAGAAGGAAGATTTTACGCTTATCAAACATTCAATCAACTATACGAAAAGGCATATTTAGGGGAGAACTTCATGGAATATGCAATTGAGAAGGGCTCACTTTATAACTCCACACTATATTACAACGTATATTACCCTATATCTATGCAATTCTCCGTATTTGCCTCCCCTATATCTAATCCTCACGTTGTACCTTACAACTTATCATATGCTCAAAATGGCACTTTAAACCTAGGACTATACTATTATTATACTAACATATTTGACAACCAAAATTTGACTATTAAGACTACTGAAAACGTTACTACGGTTGGTGGGTTTAGTGGTATTATAGAAGTTATAAATCGTTATGGTGGTGCAGTACTTGTCTCGATAATTTCAAATAACGCTTTAACTACTAAGAGCTTAGTTAATTATATACTGCTTAATGGAGCTGGTTATAAGGAGATATTCTTGGCCCAAGGTTTACAGAATTCCACTACTAACTTTATTGGGTATTATGTTTATCAAAAAATCCAATTCATTCCAATTAACAATAGTGATCCTCCTAATGTAGATGGTATGTTTCTAGTCAAACCCATACATTTCCTTAGAATTATAGTATAA
- a CDS encoding S53 family peptidase produces the protein MESRIIQVIVISTFLSISTLFPLLSLAYSTTFINPSYPQSNIISSLPTNTNIILSFFIPPKNLNELYLVAQEVANHQIKPLSNSQLISMFSNQEKVNETIEYLESKGFTIVYRSPFEVMAEAPVSLVSSVFGTDFVVAKSASGQIYYKPGGNVKIPSVLDNVLIGGLTNFTNVSLPLIQLGKLENGNLIPSKQVYSSFVYTFQFSATWYTPKVIQGVYNITPLLNSTADKKVTIAIIDAYGDPEIYQDVNLFDAKFGLPSINLTVLPVGPYNPENGLFTGWFEEVALDVEAAHTAAPYSNILLVVAPSATLEGLFSAIDIVVSEDLAQVVSMSWGLPGILFGASGFYAVFNGIAFPNYPYYDYYFELGSAEGITFLASSGDLGAYNDLPTVYGSANYPASSPFVTAVGGTSLFANITSGYISTYNATGNYGAEIAWSVNPLLGVIQGGVSSGGGYGQLFPAPWYQRYVTHSNYRAIPDVAADANPFTGFVIYALGQEGVSGGTSLSAPLWAGIIADIDGIVGHPLGLVNPILYEIYQNTTLYHKAFHPISLGYNGYYYANSSYNLVTGLGSPNAGMLGIIIKHLLSKSLAISVSTFEPGVFQPWYFYRSTFTIAAYVTYPNNTIVSKGSFNAYIYTSEGYLATVPLSFNGTYWVGNYTITPNDPPNIWEIVVNGSSGQFTGVGTAEVDIGESINIVSPIPYPFNFPIPYNSPFGIEAWIYYPNGTPVVNQSVTAYLVSNSGKLLASIPLLMMAPGLYEGSYALLPPLPQGTYLLIINDSYGSAFSYVYFGEYNFGAILTPINDGFPAASPGQNITIIDEVLTPELTGIFTSNVTAYIYNQNGNLIGQVKLTPAPDIIQFGVYLLFFLYYANFTIPFDASPGFYNVVIQSVSNTSTGLVKANFVTSFYVSPANLRLNVKVNSVVYEGEVLKIYANITYPNGTPVKYGMFTATVLPTSLNYEQLIIGFQAGIPLQYNSTLGEWVGIYKVPSIFYGSIFQGSSVYSLAGPWNVIVSGVSWNGYNLYSTPASFSFVNVMPYTFINNIIVSSKSLDSPLLSKINSTTYMLSNVKANNITVEGINVILDNVIANTITLKNSNVMIRSSSINQLVLENSSVSIIGSKIGGNNIAVVANDSNLTITSSVIQNSRYAFLQPNSVISISGISMYNVTDLSVIPAPKIIYLSTTNVTVSKESIIVNITGEYLRLLGVSMNNKPVSYSVISSSPSSISLSIPFNASQFSDGQYVFTVSVSDGLPYNLTFNILNNYHLVTVQGRIITLQGSVNLLTVIAIISLIIAIIAIILLLVLMRRR, from the coding sequence ATGGAAAGTAGAATAATACAAGTTATAGTTATATCTACTTTTTTATCGATATCCACTTTATTCCCCTTACTATCTTTAGCCTATTCCACAACCTTTATAAACCCTAGCTATCCTCAGTCTAACATTATCTCATCTCTACCCACAAATACTAACATTATTCTTTCCTTTTTCATCCCCCCAAAGAATCTTAATGAGCTTTATCTAGTAGCACAAGAAGTAGCTAACCATCAAATTAAGCCACTAAGTAACAGTCAGCTTATCTCGATGTTTAGTAATCAAGAGAAGGTTAACGAGACTATAGAGTACCTTGAGAGTAAGGGTTTCACAATAGTATATAGGAGTCCCTTCGAAGTCATGGCTGAAGCACCAGTTTCCCTTGTTTCATCAGTTTTTGGGACTGATTTTGTAGTAGCCAAATCGGCTAGTGGTCAGATATATTACAAGCCTGGTGGTAACGTTAAAATACCGTCTGTTCTTGATAACGTACTAATAGGTGGTTTAACAAACTTTACCAACGTATCGTTACCTTTAATTCAGTTAGGTAAATTGGAAAATGGGAATTTAATACCTAGTAAACAAGTTTATTCCTCATTTGTCTATACTTTCCAATTCTCAGCAACTTGGTATACTCCTAAAGTTATCCAAGGTGTTTACAATATAACTCCACTGCTAAATTCAACTGCCGATAAAAAGGTTACAATTGCAATAATAGATGCCTATGGCGATCCAGAGATATATCAAGATGTAAATCTGTTTGACGCTAAGTTCGGTTTACCATCAATAAACTTAACCGTATTACCAGTTGGTCCTTACAATCCAGAAAATGGGTTGTTTACTGGTTGGTTCGAAGAAGTTGCGTTAGATGTTGAGGCAGCTCATACAGCTGCTCCATATTCCAATATTTTATTAGTTGTTGCGCCATCAGCAACCTTAGAAGGATTATTTTCAGCAATTGATATTGTTGTAAGCGAGGATTTAGCACAAGTAGTTTCCATGAGCTGGGGTCTTCCCGGGATACTATTTGGTGCTTCAGGCTTCTATGCCGTATTCAATGGTATAGCATTTCCTAACTACCCCTATTACGATTATTACTTTGAGCTAGGTTCGGCTGAGGGTATTACGTTTTTAGCGTCATCTGGAGATTTAGGTGCTTATAATGATTTACCAACCGTTTACGGCTCAGCGAATTATCCTGCATCATCTCCTTTCGTTACAGCTGTAGGTGGTACTTCCCTATTTGCTAATATTACTAGCGGTTACATTTCAACTTATAATGCTACAGGGAATTATGGTGCTGAGATTGCGTGGAGTGTTAATCCATTGCTTGGTGTTATTCAAGGTGGTGTGAGTTCTGGGGGTGGATATGGTCAGTTGTTCCCAGCTCCTTGGTATCAGCGTTATGTTACTCATTCGAATTATAGGGCTATTCCAGATGTTGCGGCAGACGCTAATCCATTTACTGGGTTTGTAATTTATGCTTTAGGTCAAGAGGGGGTAAGTGGTGGAACTAGTCTTTCTGCTCCATTGTGGGCTGGAATTATTGCTGATATAGATGGAATTGTTGGCCATCCATTAGGTTTGGTAAATCCAATACTTTATGAAATTTACCAAAATACTACTTTGTATCATAAGGCCTTCCATCCAATAAGTTTAGGGTATAATGGTTATTATTATGCTAATTCCTCTTACAATCTAGTTACTGGTTTAGGAAGTCCTAATGCTGGTATGTTAGGAATTATCATAAAGCATTTACTATCCAAGAGTTTAGCAATATCTGTAAGTACTTTTGAGCCTGGAGTTTTTCAACCTTGGTATTTCTATCGTTCTACTTTTACAATAGCTGCGTACGTAACTTATCCCAACAACACAATTGTTAGTAAAGGTAGTTTTAATGCTTATATATACACTAGCGAGGGATATTTGGCAACAGTCCCCTTATCCTTTAACGGTACTTATTGGGTTGGTAATTATACTATAACTCCTAATGATCCGCCAAATATCTGGGAAATAGTAGTTAACGGTAGTTCTGGTCAGTTTACTGGAGTTGGAACTGCAGAAGTTGATATTGGTGAATCAATCAATATTGTATCTCCCATTCCTTATCCCTTTAACTTTCCTATTCCATATAACTCACCATTTGGCATTGAGGCTTGGATATACTATCCTAATGGTACTCCAGTCGTTAATCAAAGCGTTACGGCATATTTAGTTAGTAATAGCGGTAAGCTATTGGCTTCTATACCCTTATTGATGATGGCTCCAGGGTTATATGAGGGTAGTTACGCCCTACTTCCTCCATTGCCACAAGGCACTTATTTATTAATAATAAACGATTCATACGGTAGCGCTTTCTCTTATGTATATTTTGGTGAGTATAATTTTGGCGCAATTTTAACTCCAATAAATGATGGATTTCCAGCTGCTTCTCCTGGACAAAACATAACTATAATTGACGAAGTACTTACGCCAGAACTTACTGGCATATTTACGTCTAACGTCACTGCATACATTTATAATCAGAATGGTAACCTTATAGGGCAAGTTAAACTTACTCCAGCTCCAGATATAATACAATTCGGCGTTTACTTGCTCTTCTTCCTCTATTACGCTAACTTCACAATACCTTTCGATGCTTCCCCTGGATTCTATAATGTTGTAATACAATCTGTGAGTAATACTTCTACTGGATTAGTTAAAGCCAACTTCGTCACATCGTTTTACGTTTCCCCAGCTAACTTGAGATTAAATGTAAAGGTGAATAGTGTAGTCTATGAGGGTGAGGTTCTGAAGATTTACGCTAACATAACTTATCCTAATGGTACTCCAGTTAAGTATGGGATGTTCACTGCAACAGTATTACCGACTTCCCTTAATTATGAACAGTTAATCATAGGATTCCAAGCTGGAATACCACTACAGTATAACTCTACTTTGGGAGAATGGGTTGGTATTTATAAGGTTCCATCCATATTTTACGGCTCCATATTCCAAGGGTCCTCTGTATATTCCTTAGCTGGTCCTTGGAATGTTATAGTTTCTGGTGTTTCCTGGAATGGTTATAATTTATATTCTACTCCAGCTTCCTTTAGCTTCGTTAATGTTATGCCTTATACTTTCATCAATAATATTATAGTAAGCAGTAAATCTCTAGATTCACCCCTATTATCAAAAATCAACTCTACAACATATATGTTATCTAATGTTAAGGCAAATAATATTACGGTTGAGGGAATAAACGTTATTTTGGATAACGTTATAGCTAATACGATAACTCTTAAGAACTCTAATGTGATGATAAGGTCATCGAGTATTAACCAGTTAGTATTAGAGAATTCTTCAGTCTCAATTATAGGATCTAAAATAGGAGGTAATAATATTGCTGTAGTTGCTAATGATTCCAATTTGACTATAACCTCATCGGTAATACAAAATTCAAGATATGCGTTTCTACAACCCAATTCAGTAATTAGCATAAGTGGTATTAGTATGTATAACGTAACTGACTTGTCTGTAATACCTGCTCCTAAGATAATTTACTTATCAACAACTAATGTTACTGTATCTAAAGAATCAATAATTGTTAACATAACTGGGGAATACCTAAGACTTCTAGGAGTTTCAATGAACAATAAGCCAGTAAGTTATAGTGTAATTTCATCTTCACCTTCCTCAATAAGTCTAAGTATACCGTTTAATGCTTCTCAATTCTCTGATGGCCAATACGTATTCACAGTAAGCGTATCTGATGGGTTGCCATACAACTTGACATTTAACATTTTAAATAATTATCATCTCGTAACTGTACAAGGTCGTATTATAACACTACAAGGATCAGTGAATTTATTAACTGTAATAGCAATAATTTCCTTAATAATAGCAATAATAGCTATTATTCTATTGTTAGTATTAATGAGAAGGAGGTGA
- a CDS encoding amino acid permease: MAKLFVRETSGLTKNVSLLDATMLNVANMGAGLAIFIGISPYIVKGAVLWIASLLTFLFTLPLVFLYTYFISRIPRTGGDYIWLSRKLNGPLGAIMGVALAFNMPPFFALSAFFSVSAINIVLLIIGTLNSQPYLVNLANNVFTTSNAILAYSLAALAFLIIILINILRPRWGYTLTSALGMLSLLGTLVAILVLALNVSDFHTAIQPFLKDFNLTVQPYKGPTFSLSSTFYMIPYFASFAYIWLYAGPAVASEIKNTSGIRYNLILGSLLTLIFITVPFLLMDIAAGYGFNYSLYLSSTYNFWTVAIALSHSYALEWFIGISLIAWEFFVMAFGVVVFARYVFAFSFDRLFPEVFSRLNRQGSPAYAHLLDFAVTLVFLAVPIISPNGYEALYSYTPLAIAYLVLVSIAGIRQALSEGNMGMLISALLSIVFLGFMGYEAFINPYFGVISDNGAPYWPGIAYIVSLIGLGVITFVSSYYYRKKSGIDLRLVYKEIPPD; encoded by the coding sequence ATGGCTAAGCTGTTTGTTAGGGAAACTTCTGGTCTTACCAAAAACGTCTCTTTGCTGGATGCAACAATGTTAAATGTAGCTAATATGGGTGCTGGGTTAGCAATTTTTATCGGGATAAGTCCTTACATAGTCAAGGGTGCGGTATTATGGATTGCTTCATTGCTCACTTTCCTATTCACTTTACCCCTTGTATTTCTTTATACTTACTTTATTTCTAGAATTCCTAGGACTGGAGGTGATTATATTTGGCTATCTAGAAAGCTTAATGGTCCTTTAGGTGCTATAATGGGTGTTGCATTAGCTTTTAATATGCCTCCGTTTTTTGCACTATCAGCATTCTTTTCTGTTTCAGCAATAAATATTGTATTGTTAATTATTGGTACTTTGAATTCCCAGCCCTATCTGGTTAATCTAGCTAATAATGTGTTTACAACTAGTAATGCTATTCTAGCCTATAGTTTAGCAGCGCTTGCATTTCTGATAATAATTCTTATTAACATCCTCAGACCAAGATGGGGTTATACTTTAACGTCAGCACTAGGGATGCTTTCGCTTTTAGGTACTCTAGTTGCAATTCTTGTATTAGCACTTAACGTTTCAGATTTTCATACTGCAATTCAGCCTTTTCTAAAGGACTTTAATTTAACTGTTCAACCCTATAAGGGACCAACATTTAGTTTGTCTTCAACGTTTTATATGATTCCTTACTTTGCATCATTTGCTTACATTTGGTTATATGCAGGGCCAGCTGTCGCTTCTGAGATAAAGAATACGAGTGGGATAAGATACAATTTAATTTTAGGTAGTTTGTTAACGCTTATCTTTATAACTGTCCCATTCCTGCTAATGGATATTGCTGCAGGGTATGGGTTTAATTACTCTTTATATTTATCAAGTACTTATAACTTCTGGACTGTCGCTATTGCTTTATCTCATAGCTACGCTTTAGAGTGGTTTATAGGGATTAGTTTGATAGCCTGGGAGTTTTTTGTAATGGCTTTCGGTGTCGTTGTTTTCGCTAGGTACGTATTTGCATTCTCCTTTGATAGGTTATTCCCAGAGGTGTTTTCAAGGTTAAATAGGCAAGGCTCTCCAGCTTATGCTCATCTCTTAGACTTTGCGGTAACTTTAGTGTTCTTAGCAGTACCAATAATAAGTCCTAACGGATACGAGGCCTTATATAGTTATACTCCTTTGGCTATTGCCTACTTAGTTTTAGTCTCAATAGCTGGTATTAGGCAGGCTTTAAGTGAGGGAAATATGGGTATGCTAATATCAGCTTTACTTTCTATTGTGTTTTTGGGTTTTATGGGATACGAGGCCTTTATTAATCCTTACTTCGGTGTTATATCTGATAACGGTGCACCTTACTGGCCGGGAATAGCCTATATAGTTAGCTTAATAGGATTAGGCGTCATTACTTTCGTATCATCATACTATTATAGGAAGAAGAGTGGTATAGATTTAAGGTTAGTGTATAAGGAGATACCACCAGATTAA
- a CDS encoding glutamine synthetase family protein, whose product MNVEKELREKGVEILRFTWVGLDGYIRSKGAYIDHIDGLLKTGIGLTMAMMSFTPMNYISPYGTFGPQDEDVFLTPDLSTLSIFPPSAMVLCNLYKQGNPWNYDPRSTLIKTIEKVKERYDFDFKSAFEIEFYLTKDRKPFDEARCFDPSAFYTNQIVPEIAKTVRQINIEPIRIIKEYGPGQYEFDIMHKDTLRSADEVIIFKEVARQVASKHGVEANFMPKPFNKMAGSGLHLNISVWKDNRNLFYNQNDKYGLSNLAYNFIAGLLEHAKALTAIAAPTINSYKRLVPGSWAPTKIAYGYNNKSAMIRIPTPYPGMSQLDRRIEYRVSDPSTNPYLLLTAVIEAGLDGIEKGLKPPEALNENAYNRKDIEDIPRSLREALNELRKDTRLVEKIGKEIIDEFIKVKLAEVEEYESLVTDWEYEVYRRL is encoded by the coding sequence ATGAATGTAGAGAAAGAGCTTAGAGAAAAGGGTGTAGAAATTTTAAGGTTCACTTGGGTTGGGTTAGATGGATATATTAGATCAAAGGGAGCGTATATTGACCACATAGATGGATTATTAAAAACGGGCATAGGCTTAACAATGGCAATGATGAGCTTTACCCCAATGAATTATATAAGTCCCTATGGGACATTTGGACCACAAGATGAAGATGTATTCCTTACTCCAGACCTTAGCACACTCTCAATTTTTCCACCATCAGCCATGGTATTATGTAATTTGTATAAGCAAGGAAATCCGTGGAATTATGATCCTAGAAGTACGCTAATTAAAACAATAGAAAAGGTGAAAGAAAGATACGATTTCGACTTCAAATCAGCCTTCGAAATAGAGTTCTACTTAACAAAGGATAGAAAACCATTTGATGAGGCTAGGTGTTTCGATCCTTCTGCATTTTATACTAATCAAATCGTTCCGGAAATTGCCAAAACAGTAAGGCAAATCAACATAGAACCGATAAGGATAATAAAGGAATATGGACCAGGACAGTACGAATTTGACATAATGCACAAAGATACGTTGAGAAGTGCCGATGAAGTTATTATATTTAAGGAAGTCGCTAGACAAGTAGCGAGTAAACATGGTGTTGAGGCAAATTTCATGCCAAAGCCTTTTAATAAAATGGCTGGATCTGGACTACATTTGAACATTAGCGTATGGAAAGATAATCGGAATTTGTTCTATAACCAGAACGATAAGTATGGACTTAGTAACTTAGCTTATAACTTCATAGCTGGTTTATTAGAACATGCTAAAGCGTTAACTGCAATAGCCGCACCCACTATTAACTCCTATAAGAGACTAGTTCCAGGCTCTTGGGCACCAACTAAAATAGCCTACGGATATAACAATAAGTCTGCAATGATAAGAATACCAACACCATATCCCGGAATGTCACAATTAGATAGGAGAATAGAATATAGAGTTTCCGATCCCTCAACAAATCCATATCTTCTCTTAACAGCAGTAATAGAGGCAGGGTTGGATGGAATAGAAAAAGGATTGAAGCCTCCAGAAGCTTTAAATGAAAATGCATATAATAGAAAAGATATTGAGGACATACCAAGAAGTCTCAGAGAAGCGCTAAATGAACTAAGAAAAGATACCAGATTAGTGGAAAAAATTGGTAAAGAAATTATCGATGAATTCATAAAGGTCAAGTTAGCTGAGGTAGAGGAATATGAAAGCCTAGTAACAGATTGGGAATATGAGGTGTATAGGCGATTATAA
- a CDS encoding IS110 family RNA-guided transposase, whose protein sequence is MELKVTNKAFAIDISQSKLTAAKGELVVEQEKSAVYVKEVKEFNHDNEGIEELIKFLGEYKEGIIEATGIYYFYLHEKLTEKGYKVTVINPLHLTEILGKKTDKLDAQRLLVAHMTGVIKGSYIPTGEIMELRELTRYRESLVEKTTQVKNEIRKILEFAGYKIQPFDKKGRKLLEKLVKGEGLSKEEKEELKEKLGRNLNDAEKLALKQLVELLKNLEKMIKEVEDMIISKIPKPVIELSKIPGIGLISAATIYAEFGDVSRFSSSKAARAYASFAPKTKQSGDSESHSGMIRGNKYLRRALYLVAKVARGLEPFKGYYERLIARGKSVTQATCALAGKLASICYHVIKDGVYKGVVKKSFRIPRGKEVNVKDFDVGDALDSLSP, encoded by the coding sequence ATGGAATTAAAAGTTACAAACAAGGCCTTCGCAATTGATATTTCACAAAGCAAACTAACAGCAGCAAAGGGAGAACTAGTAGTAGAACAAGAAAAATCAGCAGTATACGTCAAGGAGGTAAAGGAATTCAACCACGACAACGAGGGAATAGAGGAACTAATTAAATTCCTAGGAGAATATAAGGAAGGAATAATAGAGGCAACTGGAATATATTACTTCTACCTACACGAAAAACTAACGGAAAAAGGATACAAGGTAACAGTAATAAACCCACTACACCTAACAGAAATACTAGGGAAAAAGACAGACAAACTCGACGCACAAAGGTTACTAGTAGCACACATGACCGGAGTAATCAAGGGATCATACATACCAACAGGAGAAATAATGGAGCTAAGAGAACTAACGAGATATAGGGAAAGCTTAGTAGAGAAGACAACACAAGTAAAGAACGAGATAAGGAAAATATTAGAATTCGCGGGATATAAAATACAACCATTCGACAAGAAGGGAAGAAAACTACTTGAAAAGCTAGTAAAGGGGGAGGGACTAAGCAAGGAAGAGAAGGAGGAACTAAAAGAAAAACTAGGGAGAAACTTAAACGACGCGGAAAAACTAGCGTTAAAACAATTAGTTGAACTGTTAAAAAACTTGGAGAAAATGATTAAGGAGGTTGAGGATATGATAATTTCCAAGATTCCAAAACCAGTAATTGAGTTGAGTAAGATCCCCGGGATTGGTTTGATTAGTGCTGCAACTATTTACGCTGAGTTCGGTGATGTTTCCCGTTTTTCCAGTTCTAAGGCTGCTAGGGCTTATGCAAGCTTTGCACCCAAAACTAAGCAGAGTGGTGATAGCGAGTCTCACTCCGGTATGATTAGGGGTAATAAGTATTTGCGTAGAGCTCTCTACTTGGTTGCCAAGGTTGCTAGGGGTCTTGAGCCTTTTAAAGGGTATTATGAGAGGCTTATTGCTAGGGGGAAGAGTGTTACTCAAGCTACTTGTGCTCTTGCCGGAAAGCTTGCAAGCATTTGTTATCATGTTATAAAGGACGGTGTTTACAAGGGAGTTGTCAAGAAGAGTTTTAGGATTCCTAGGGGTAAGGAAGTTAATGTCAAGGACTTCGACGTGGGAGACGCGCTAGACTCGTTATCCCCATAG
- the ssh7b gene encoding chromatin protein Ssh7b: MVTVKFKYKGEEKEVDTSKIKKVWRVGKMISFTYDEGGGKTGRGAVSEKDAPKELLQMLEKQKK; this comes from the coding sequence ATGGTAACAGTAAAGTTCAAGTACAAGGGAGAAGAGAAGGAAGTAGATACAAGCAAGATAAAGAAGGTATGGAGAGTCGGAAAGATGATAAGCTTCACCTATGATGAGGGTGGAGGAAAGACTGGTAGAGGAGCAGTAAGCGAGAAAGATGCTCCAAAAGAGCTATTACAAATGTTAGAGAAACAAAAGAAATAA
- a CDS encoding amidohydrolase family protein → MSEKEFIIASAESWLENEISADTFTMNQLRPFYLYLRNELRRLLGDNFIEERNKLIKDDPVKYMQFLFNDAGIEGFVIDTGFGNKEMEIPAKLKLLFRIESIINDSIFQMPFDKVLEYFEETLRGKIRKEGYTGFKSIIAYRTGLKVNCDIEQARRDFYSNETDWFGKVVKGFRDYLLCETLRIAKELKVPVQIHTGAGDRDIKLELSRPSYLTNVVRKYEGKVIFVHAGYPYHRETSWMSYLYPSVYLDTSQVIPFAPLAAYTILNEIFEVAPLNKVMHGSDAFHIPEIAWLAAKLAKKAIHKTTEMMIEKNILDEKDAKELVERFLYYNSKEMYGFD, encoded by the coding sequence ATGAGTGAGAAGGAATTTATAATAGCTTCAGCTGAATCTTGGCTTGAAAATGAAATAAGTGCAGATACATTTACAATGAATCAATTGAGGCCATTCTATCTATATCTAAGGAATGAACTTAGAAGATTATTAGGTGACAATTTCATAGAAGAAAGAAATAAGTTAATCAAAGACGATCCAGTAAAGTATATGCAATTCCTATTTAATGACGCTGGAATAGAGGGATTTGTAATAGATACTGGATTTGGAAATAAGGAGATGGAAATACCAGCAAAACTAAAGTTACTATTTAGAATAGAGAGCATTATTAATGATAGTATTTTTCAAATGCCTTTCGATAAGGTCTTAGAGTACTTTGAGGAAACCTTAAGGGGAAAAATAAGAAAAGAAGGGTATACTGGTTTTAAGAGTATAATAGCATATAGAACTGGATTAAAAGTGAACTGTGACATAGAACAAGCTAGAAGAGATTTTTACAGTAATGAGACAGATTGGTTTGGCAAAGTTGTAAAGGGTTTTAGAGATTATCTACTTTGCGAAACCTTAAGAATAGCTAAAGAGTTAAAAGTTCCCGTACAAATTCACACCGGGGCTGGAGATAGAGATATTAAGCTAGAACTATCAAGACCTTCATACCTAACTAATGTTGTTAGAAAGTATGAAGGAAAGGTAATTTTCGTGCACGCTGGTTATCCTTATCATAGGGAGACATCTTGGATGTCCTACCTCTATCCCTCAGTTTACTTAGACACCTCACAAGTAATACCATTTGCACCTTTAGCAGCTTATACTATACTAAACGAGATTTTTGAGGTAGCCCCATTAAATAAGGTGATGCACGGTTCTGATGCGTTTCACATTCCAGAAATAGCTTGGCTTGCAGCTAAGTTAGCTAAAAAAGCTATACATAAAACTACAGAAATGATGATTGAAAAAAATATATTAGATGAAAAAGATGCTAAAGAACTGGTTGAGAGGTTCTTATACTATAATTCTAAGGAAATGTATGGGTTTGACTAG